From Dendropsophus ebraccatus isolate aDenEbr1 chromosome 10, aDenEbr1.pat, whole genome shotgun sequence:
gcaaaaaaaaaaaaaaacagctgaaaaaCTTGGCAagatggatgcatttgtgtggatccattttgatccaaaTGACCAAAACCCATCTGATTttattaatgtacacaaaaaacgcggtcgaccacatttttgtgtacgttaaataaaaacagatgagttttgatcttttttttttttttttaaattgaagtcaatggaaaaacggaccaaaacagataaaaaagacgtagtgtgaacacagccttatatttAACGCTGcacagcctgctcagcctatACTTGTTTTAAGTTCACCCAGTGGAGACCCCAAGCAAATACTTTTTGGTtctattgctgtttttttttgcaggctAAACCGTGTAGTAACCAGTAATAGTTGTCAGGATTGGAATGAGAACCAGGATCTATAGGAATCACTAGAACTGCATGAGAATGAACAAGTCAAAAGTCATCTCAGAATCAAGAGAGGGACTAGAATACCTCACCAGCAAGGTCAGAGTTATAGGTCTTTTACCCTAGGGTgattattgtcctgtgtaataaacCCAGCATTCAGCCAACCAATAGGCACTTACtccttcatcagctgattgctgggaTTGTGCAGTTCTAAAAAATCACTGTTGATCggttgcacatctccctgtgtaagcaATATATGGGCAGCCGACAATAATGTAAGGGATCCAGCCCTGGCCATGGAACAAGTGAGCCCTTTAAAAAGTTCAATAAATGAGTACTAATCCTTCTAGATCATTGTCCGTATTGGACGAGGATCTGCCCATATGAAAGGTTTCTAGGCACCTAGGGAAACCCCAGCTACCTATAGGCTTCACTGTACTTTTCACACCTATGGCCCAcctattacagtttttttttttatattaccttTATGTTGGTACGAGGGAGCCCTTGGCTCATTGATTTACAGCTACCATCATGCAGGCCTTTTTAAGGTCATTAAAAGTGGGgctgttacatatcattgtactGGCTTGTATGTCTGAACACATGGTGCAATGAATTTGTCATTATCCAATCACTAAGGCACTAAGTAttgtaaaatactgtatatagtataaatgCAGGCTTGACCCTGGGACATACTATGGCACTTATGTGGTATATTAAGGTGTCAGCTTTACAAAAGTCCATAAACAGACTAGAGATGGACACAGAGCAGCAGCTTTCTGGCACACAGCAGAATACTTCAGAAACTGAAATCCATTGTCGCCAATCTCTCAGGCAACCAGACACTACCCCGGGGAGGGTTCATCTGGAGCAGGTGCAATGAGTAGAATTAGTGCCTTTTGAGGTTTGTGATTCCACGAAATGTTTCCATTTAAGTCACACAATACCATTTATAAccaaatgactctatatacaggaaagtTCTATGATAATCCTGACAGTCCAGTAATGGAGCACTTGTTCCAGTACAAAATGTAATTATAAAAGACCAAAGCAGAAGAATCAGTAAAAGGAGCGAATcttaaggtatatatatatatatagtacttttctaaaaatagaaaaaaaataaaaaactttgggAGCGGTAACGTCATCTGTGTGAACTAAACTTGGTGAGTGTTGAGAATTTAACTACTCCTAAATGCAACACGCCCAAAGATAATTATGTACGACTCGCTACGGTCCTTCGCTACGATATCAGTTCCCTGGTCTCCAAAATACcatataataaacaaaaaaattggaTAGCGAACTTTAAAGAAGGGATCACAGATGTTACTCACGCTCAGAAGAGGAGTTTTGGAACcctcccctccacctccaggttctCGTTCAGAAATATCTCAGCAGACATCTACAGCATATCAGTCTCTGTTCCCTGTAGCTACCTTTTGGCATTTTGAGAACTGGGATGGTCAAATTGATTTCTCAAAGGAATAAAAGGTCCAGTATACtttttactaggttttattcaCAGTCCAATGCGTTTCAAGATATCTAGTAACGAGTATACTGGACCTTTTATTCCTTTGAGAAATCAAttcggcaggggcgtagctaggattcatggagacccatagcaaaaaattttaaggggcccccctcccctacgcaccaCAAAAAGCActccatgtgtgtatatatatatatatatatatatatatatatatatatatatatatatatatatacatatatatatctcttgtggccagaggcagaatcctggctgcagccacaagagtgactgacagagcagagaaccaatggctgcttgctatgacagtccactgtttttacctataagggtcTATTAgtagcccttatggttaaatacataagtgcaggagcagactaccttctgcttaacccctatgtactgtagtgtgtaagtgacccaaaggtTGGAAGACaatgagatatctgctttactgctggtgcactgataacccctgacccctACAAGGagttctgcacattttcctactttattgctagctggagaacagaggtcataggttatcagtgcagtgaagcagagatctctgtcttctgcttgttaaccccttttttgttgcagcatgtaaagtAAACatttggtcacttacacactgcagtacataaggggttgaaCAGAAGGACAcaggctcttaccttctcccccgtcCCCCCGCATGGGCccaatagcaactgcctaccctgcctctatggtagctacgctactgcgATTGGGAatcccagtgtttctctccagatgctgaaagGTAGCTACAGGGAACAGAGACTGATATGGATGTCGGCTGAGATCTTTCTGAACAAGAACCTAGAGGTGGAGGGGAGCGTACCAAAACTCCCCTCCTGAGCATGAGTAACATCCATGCTCCTTTCTTTAATGATACTTATTTATGATTTCATCTAATGTAAAGTTATTTcccctattttttttgtttattatatggtatatagtacTTTCCTAAAAGCTGGCCGGTAATCCACAGTATCTGATGATTTGGCATCCATCAAGCTCCATTGATGCCACATTAAAATAATTTAATTGTAAATATAGCTTCTAGTGTTATTTTAGGATTTTGCTTGCTACATCTCCTACGACAAACGCTGCTTAATCATCTTCATTTCAGTCATGCACATTTCCATAGCAGCTGCTTTTCATATTTGATGGAAATTAAATCATTTTGTGCACTTGATTAAAAAAACATTTCGAAAGGCATGATAAAAGCTGTGGCCAATTGTATTTCCacatggtgtttttatttttacacttgaaTACTTGGTTTCTATGGGTCAAATCTTGGGATTAACGCATTGAAATAAGAATATGATGTGAGGTCACTAGAACATGGTAATATTTATACGTGTTCCCATTTATCTGGCAAAAAAGTATTTACGTTACATCTAGAGAACTAAACTTGGAACAAAATGGGACAACTCAAGCTCTCTTGCCAGATCATTCAACTGCAATAAGGCCCTTACATGGGCCAATGGGCTTTAGGAAGTGAGCGTCAAAATCTGTGATTGGTTAGTTTAGGGCATGAACGTTCATTGCATTGTTTGTGCAGCTTCCATTCATCATTATTGGATTCACACCATTTTCACAGGAAAATGTGTAACCGACGATAATGCATTGAATTGGCCACACAAAGGATCTAATTAGCTGATGAACGAGCATTTGCTTATTCATCGGCTGATTGCGGTCTTTGTACATGGGCTGATTCAGTCAGCAATCGTGTGGAAAATGGAAAATTGTTTTATCGTTCTAATTTGAAcaatagtcgtcctgtgtaattgcaggcaacgataaaaaaattgttcatgtgttgcgattgttcatttagatctgaccctaaattcattgttaattgttccctAATCATTCGCTGCAATTcggcattcgttcactaatcgtgcagtgtaattgcacattgttgcttcttttgctgggatcagatggagcagacgatcgtagtaacaatcatgGTAACTATTGTAACTaaagactatcgttctgtgtaatatagttaacgattttaggttaacgataaacaatctcgtttatcgtttgtcattaatcgttaaaaatcgcttcgctAATAAAAAATcgctaataggaccctaaggcttgcttaaagtgtccctgtcattataaaaaaaaacttgacaaagTCATGTAAAAAGTCTGAGCTGGGAGAATCGCTACAATCTCTCTCACTGCATGAGACAAGCTTAATAGTAAATCTATGAAGCCTGTCTTGTGCAGCGAGGCTGAGATCAGAGGAAGACGGTGAGTGAAGCCCTCAGCAGTATGCTTCTCCTGGTTATATCTAGAGATATACAGCTACGGGCCCATTTTGGGAGCATCCTGTCTTTGGTACATCAGCCCTTCAGTCCCTTTGACCTCTTCCCACCCACCAATGTTTTCGATAGAGATCAGAGTTGCAAATGATCTCTAATGGATCTTGAgttctactgtactgtactgtacggtaagagagaaaaatataaaaaaaagttagccTATATAAAACAATGGTTCCCTTTGGAGCACATGTTTATCTTGCAGGTTTCCTATGGGCACAGCATTGCTCAGATTATGGATACTTTAATATCTCTAGGAGTCTTTTCTTGAAATACAAAGTACCTAAAAGGCTGTTCTTGTGGGTTTATGTCACAACAGCTGTGCCTTTCCCTCTGCTCCCCTGTTTGCTACAAGGATCAAATTTCAAGTCTTTGTGTTCCTACTCCAACTGGCAGCCATCCACATTCCTTCTCAGTACACAAGCTGCACCTCTTTCCATTATATGGGAAAAAATGCTTTGCAGCTTTAGTTCCAGTCTTAAATTGTACTCAATCTCTTTATTGCAAATAATGAAGCGTTTCACGTAATTGGGCAGTTTAATCAATAAAATCCAATTTTACCAAAAGGATAAGGAACAGGAGCCAGCCAGCTAGAGGCCTGGGGCATTGTCATGGTCCGTGAAATAGTCCCCAAATAAGAACACTGAAGGTCAACGTTTTTTGTTTCATCATTAGGCAGTGGAGTGGTATTTAGTGTACTCCTCCAATTACAATAAGGGCTGAAGGTAATCCGTGGCTCCTCTAGGGATCTCACTTATTATAATGGATGTACACTATTCAGTCATAACATTAAAACTACCTGCTCCCAGTCCAGACAGGCTAACCTTCAATTCCCCTGTGGTTCAATGAGCCCTGGATTTTTCTGAACCCTGTTGCTACTTCTTTGGTTGTCACTTTTGGTAGACAAGACATACTGGGACTAACCAAACCTTCTGTTTTGGAAACGCTCTAGCCCAGTAATCTTATCATCAAAATTTGGTTCTTGTCAAAGCCGAACAAATTACGCTTATACTTGCACATTTTTTCTACTTCCAACTTCTAAATCCTGACTGTTCACCTAATATATCCCACCCAACAGAAATTATACTTGTTGCCAATCCCTTCAGCAAATAGGGAACTATAAAGGAATATGTATTGTGTTGTCTGTTGCTTTCCCTATGAAAAATGAATGGGCTGGATGAATGATCTGGACAACATTCGTGCAGCACGATTGATTGTACCCTGTAAAGACTTTGCAAACGATTGCAGATCCTgctgatcggcacttgtttgtggggtcaggttgggtataaataattaataatatttttgagtTGATAATACTGAATGTCATTCTTTGAATGCATTACATCCAATTCCCATTGTGGGATATCCTATGTGCAGATTTATAGTtatatttagtgatgagcgaacttgctgaacatTCAAGTTTAGCGTCAACATAGcttgatccatgttttccaggactccctaaggctgcatccaacttctccaggcagcgtTGGGGTTCGGAAATACCAGATtgtttggcaagttcactcatcacttgAGATTAGTGAATTTTGAGCAGGCTTAGGTTCGTCCCGGGATACAggtaatggctgtatccatgttttccaggcagcccttggGTTGCCCCCAACTTtagctaccggtaatcaaatgcagagggttCAGGATTAGACTAATCTGAGCATACTCCatattcacttatctctactcgTCACTAGTTCTATACCTTCTACCTACAGGCCTTAACTTGCTTATATTGCAATTCCCTAATGCTAGAGCCAAAATCCCTTCACCCAGAAGGAATGACACAAATTTCtttcagatctttcaggttttatTGCCATTTCTTTATCCTAGAATTTCCTAGCATTTCCTGTTAGCCTATGATCCTCCTGTTTCACAGCTATTCTTGTTCTTATCTATCTTTAAAATATGCTTCCTTCCTGACCTTTGTTACATCCAGAATGAGCTACACACTAGGAAAAATGTGAATAACTTCTAGTTCTTAATATCCATCAAGGAGGATTTATTCTTCACAACAGCAGGAAAAGTGCAAATGTTGGCAAAAATGGAAAACTATATAAGACAAATAGTTTGCTCATAAAATATGCCAAACAGTCAAAAAATAGAAAACTGAAGGTATAGAGCATTGCAGATGAGACAAAGTAATTTTCGTTTGTACTGTGAATATATTTGTATAGTAAAGCAGAATTCTGTTCTGTTAACTAAGAATTGTATGGAGTGGTGAATGCAAGAAAATATATTGCTGTAGTTTTTAGTATATGGGATGCCCATTGATGTGAGTACAGCATTGTGCATAGACTCCTTACCTGTCTAGCCTGAGGAGGCAAACCAGTGGGCTGCATCTGTCTCTGCATCCTTGAAGGCTGCATCAGTTGCCTTATCTGTTGTTGGAGGAACTGATTGCCGCTGACTTGCTGACTCTGCTGCACTGTTGCCGGCTGATGTTGGGgttgctgctgttgctgctgctgctgttgttgttgttgctgctgctgttgttgctgCTGAAGATAATGGATTAGTGATCCAGCATTCGATGTTAAGTTCATTTTCTGGTTAGCAGAATCAGGTGCAAAATGAGACAGTGGCTTGGTGTTGTTAAAAGAAAACTGGTCGTGACCACCTGAATTGTCATTGACTATTCCGGGCTGCAAGCCATTGGATGGCTGTTGCATAATCATGTTCATATTTTTTGGCTGGTTTGTGGTCATTGACTTGAAGAGAGTACTCTGTAGGCCCGACTGGTTGCCTGTAGGTGTAAGACCGGACATCAATGTGTTCTGCGGACTAAATGGCTGTTGGTGCAAAGCTGGGCTTGAAAGCTTCTCTGGTTGATAGGGTGGTGAAGGTCCAGCATTGGCAGGTGCCATACTTGGCACCATGTTGCTTTGAGGACTTTTCATGGTATTTGCAGGGATGCTGCTCGTAGTAATGTTCTGTAACATTGAGTTCTGAGGGCTGAAGGGTTGCTGGTTAAGAGCTGGACTTGCAATCTTTTCTGATACGTAAGGTGGAGAAGGCCTGTTGCTTGGGTTGCTGGATGAAGGCATGCTTGACAACATAGCATTTTGTGAGCCTTGTATCGGATTTCCCTGTAAATTTCCTGTACTCATGTTGGGTACCATGACATTTTGTGGGCTGAAAGGCTGCTGAGGAGAGGATCCAGGTCTGTAGGGTGGAGAAAGACCTGTAGGTGATATTGTTGGCCAGTTTGGTGTTGGCACTTGCTGCTTGCTTGGAGGTACTTGTTTACTTGCAGCCAGTTGCTTCAGCTGTTGTGCATGCCAGTTTGTCCCTGGCATGTTGGCCATTGATGCAGGTAACATAGTCTGTGATTGACTCTTACTCTGAGTGGCAGGAATAGGTGACTGAGCAGGTTTACTTGATGAAGAAATTGGATAACTGGTTCCAGCAGATGAGGGTCTGATTTGAGGGGAACCAGCATTTGTAGTACTACACGCACCAGAGAAATCCTTGTTAGAGATATGGTTATCCAAATGAGATGATTGTGCTGGGGAGAGCTTGGGAGTTGTACTTAAGTTTGGTTGAGAATGACTCATGACAAGTGGCTCATCTGGCTTACCTGCCAGGATTTTCTCAAGATCCAAATCATttggagaaggatcaggcattttgGTTAACTCTTCTAAGAGGTCCTGCAGTTCTTGGTCCACAGATGGTAGATTGGTATTCTTCTCTTCGTATGACACTTTCTGAGTCATATCTGCATTGGAGAATGGTGATGCCATGCCTCTCCCATTCATATGGTTATTTTCAAGTAAAACTTGGTGTCCACCTACCCCCATGGATGAAGTATTGTGGTTAGTGGAGAAAGGAGAATGTTGCAGATCGGAGCATGGTACACTTGAGGTGGCGCTTTGCGTTTGGCCCATAGGAAGTGTAACATCATCGAGACAGAGTCGTTTGTTGTCACTTGAAAATATAATATCATTTATTCCAGAGGACACAGGGGAACTGTCATCTTCCAGCTTTCTCTTTATGGATCCTTGTAGCTGAAAGATAAGAACAGACAATATTATCTCTATTTGTTAATCACAGCATTAAAGTCACATTACACAGATTACCAACATGAAACGATAGCATGAAAGGTTTTGCAAATCTTCATAGTAAAATGTCATTGTCATAATGATTAATACTGTCACTAGTTTACACTATTTTACATCTTTACGAGATAGCAAGATGCCTGGCCAACGAGCACTACGGGATAACTGTATGCTGGAATATATCATCTTTTATAATAATTTTCTACACATTATACTTAGACTTCCAGATTTGAAATAATCTCCTTAAACATTGAAAAGtgcttaaaaaaaattgatgggGGTAGggtaaacataaaaaagaaactgTACTCATCTACCCTGATTCCCTGCATTCTCATTTTCCCATATACCAGTCTCCATACTTCATGTTACTTCATGGTTCTTGAAGAACTGCCACTGCCAATTATTGGCTGCAGCGGAGTCCCAcattcagtcagtgattagcAATGGGTTAACAGGAACCAGGGAGTAGGAGAGATAAGTGGGGATCTAGAGATGTCAAACAAGGGCAGGGCAAGTGCAAGGGCAGGGcaagtgagtatagtttttttcttCAATGTTTAACATTCTTTCAGCTAAatctaaaaaaactacttttcctGTAAAACTCCTTTTATGACAAGCATGGTCTTCTCTTATTGATCATAAGCTTTTTATGCATGATCTATGAATTTTTTTTGACAGactaatttttttgttctttctcACAGATGAATGTCTTATACAGTTAGAGTGAGAACATAATAATGTGTAATTACATCTAATGTAATTGAGATTGGCCTGACTGTGCCCCGACATTTGATGTCAAGCTTAGGGACCCCACAATAACTCTCACAAATCATCCCTCAACTTCCTGGTATTGTGCAGTATGACATGGAGGAGTTAGTCAcacctgacatatacagtatGCAGCAAAACAGATAGGAACGTCTATCTTCCAAGTAACAGGGCCTATCTACCTACTTCATGAAaaagatgtattttttttaattttgcaaaAGTACTTACTAACGTGAATGCTCTTAAAATAAGAAAATTAAATGTGAAAATCAATAGCTcccatttaaaataataatataaaaaatagtaGTACATAAATAGAAGCAAACACAGCAAAGCATTCCAATGGAAGTGTTACCACAGTGCGTGCAGCCAGTGGTTTAATAGCTATGACCTACGTGTCAACTTGATTAATCTATCATTAACACCAATGCCTCATGTAATGAGGAAAAATCTTTATAGCCCATAAGAAGCACAACAAACAAAGACACAAAATCATCAAGGTGTTAACAAGACTCCAACAGGACAAAAGCTATAAAACAACATGGTGTACATGATTTGACAAGTAATCCAGACTACCTGCAAAAACAGGTGGTGAAAATTTAGTGCAATAAATCTCCCCGAAAAAAGTCAAATTGACATGATACAGATTGGTTGCTAATATATAAAGATATACTTGGGCTACGACAAGCATTCTTGGCATCCAAGGCAGGATTTTTCAGAATATACCATCCCCTCAGCCTCCATCATTATCATACCCACAAAAAGAAAGAACCCATCTTACCCTGGTACATAACATTTAATCAGTAGCCTGGTCAAAGTGCCCAGTTGGTTGGAACAAGGTATTTAAAGTAAAAACATTTGTTTAGACTTATAAATTGTGTTCTCTATCTTAATGATACCTTAGGCAGTTGCCGCATCTCCCTACCCCTGGCCCTGTATGCAGTTTTtcttataacaatatatatatatattgacaacCTAAGAGTTGGCCATCACCTCTAACTCACCAAATCATCTTTATATCATAAGATTTTATCTTTATATCTTATTTTACACTCTACATTATAGAATTCAGGTAGTGAA
This genomic window contains:
- the MAMLD1 gene encoding mastermind-like domain-containing protein 1, translated to MLLVSQRTEAPRMEPYIPLQGSIKRKLEDDSSPVSSGINDIIFSSDNKRLCLDDVTLPMGQTQSATSSVPCSDLQHSPFSTNHNTSSMGVGGHQVLLENNHMNGRGMASPFSNADMTQKVSYEEKNTNLPSVDQELQDLLEELTKMPDPSPNDLDLEKILAGKPDEPLVMSHSQPNLSTTPKLSPAQSSHLDNHISNKDFSGACSTTNAGSPQIRPSSAGTSYPISSSSKPAQSPIPATQSKSQSQTMLPASMANMPGTNWHAQQLKQLAASKQVPPSKQQVPTPNWPTISPTGLSPPYRPGSSPQQPFSPQNVMVPNMSTGNLQGNPIQGSQNAMLSSMPSSSNPSNRPSPPYVSEKIASPALNQQPFSPQNSMLQNITTSSIPANTMKSPQSNMVPSMAPANAGPSPPYQPEKLSSPALHQQPFSPQNTLMSGLTPTGNQSGLQSTLFKSMTTNQPKNMNMIMQQPSNGLQPGIVNDNSGGHDQFSFNNTKPLSHFAPDSANQKMNLTSNAGSLIHYLQQQQQQQQQQQQQQQQQQQPQHQPATVQQSQQVSGNQFLQQQIRQLMQPSRMQRQMQPTGLPPQARQDPNAGIVPRMQEPGSIPSAGPGPTPLTNNGFIRNAILKEQIMRRQQVKPRQNIMSMTSEQRSAFVAQQMNQFQNIPQALRTECVQPMPAPPQGHRIITSTQGMIQTNMGAGITPSTMNQNSGSMVMMNAGKQQGIFPASSDFNMPLRQTQNALSMTPGYQTVHSQPNVRPGMTLSGHTSSSLINHSAAQQHLRQSNISRIPNVYASPSSQMWTQSGVSRIAGQNQMDPSLQQFSNNPLFTKQNVRPNMASQQFPHQGVVPPNQIAPGVQIRQMQKLGLSQANQGVGSLNNPNIANTLSRGQLAALSAMKAMPQGVSTFNPMNPGQLGPPSYGPTSVQTPETFDRLNSGAEIHQYDFVATQNSSVLSANCNEADFIDCLMKGGGGSSNDEDWLNNLTILDDILGQHNQNSGPV